A part of Melittangium boletus DSM 14713 genomic DNA contains:
- a CDS encoding SulP family inorganic anion transporter — MNSSSRLNVRPPAMRPGFGLGELLPHWKALFSPRHLKGDVLAGLRVAAVAIPLSLALGLASGVSPEVGLLSAMIAGVVCALFGGTSLLISGPAAALAVLIASSVGQYGLGGLIIIGLGVGLLQVITGMLGLGRVIRAVPMPVVSGFTAGIGTVLFIWQLPRALGVSPPDENHVFDVLVHLGQLLDQARPVTVFLTLVTMGLTLGLPKVMPRMPAPLIAVAFSTLTAWALSLSVQTLGMLPHALPQVSLPSLPASGWGSLLSTAFVIFALSSLASMMSGRVVASMGAGQRHDADQDLVGLGLGNIAVSLLGGIPVTGALARSVLNVQAGAHTRRASIIQALAILVAVLLFTPLLGHVPIAALTGVLLALAVRMLHPQDLITLWKASHLEAGVFLVTYLAVVLVDFAAGVQAGILAALAIAVVRLGRSQTGLLQLETPGPYRFLLSGPLTFLSSAKLETLRTEAEALDPSRSVVFDLSDVPSVDASGAELLTDVMRPLVANRPVVIQGAREEVQRAILRHPRGARFEPLFAVSEADVVAKLKGTALSASSRDRLVHGVERFRQRQRPQYESLFGQLAHGQKPHTLLITCCDSRISPNLITSTDPGELFIVRNIGNLVPHASSPLAPAVSSAIEYSLEVLGVSDVIVCGHSACGAMKALLSPKPPEGVPGVVTWLAEGKASLQGLPPDATPEDAAKHNALVQLRHALSNDSLRRKFEAGEVKLHAWFYDVASSEVLEFNEVTRTWNPLGTQVPSERASDTNGADGVDGAGVPAQAESAPSI, encoded by the coding sequence TTGAATTCTTCTTCGCGGCTCAATGTCCGCCCCCCCGCCATGCGCCCTGGCTTCGGTCTGGGCGAGCTGCTCCCTCACTGGAAGGCCCTTTTCTCTCCCCGCCACCTCAAGGGAGACGTGCTGGCGGGATTGCGCGTGGCCGCCGTCGCCATTCCCCTGTCCCTCGCCCTGGGCCTCGCCTCGGGGGTGTCTCCCGAGGTCGGGTTGTTGTCGGCCATGATCGCCGGCGTGGTCTGCGCTCTTTTCGGCGGGACTTCCCTGTTGATCAGCGGACCGGCGGCCGCCCTGGCGGTGCTCATCGCCTCGTCCGTGGGGCAGTATGGCCTGGGGGGTCTCATCATCATCGGCCTGGGCGTGGGCCTGCTGCAGGTGATCACCGGCATGCTGGGACTGGGCCGCGTCATCCGCGCCGTGCCCATGCCGGTGGTCTCGGGCTTCACCGCGGGCATTGGCACCGTGCTCTTCATCTGGCAACTGCCGCGAGCCCTCGGCGTGTCGCCCCCGGATGAGAACCACGTGTTCGACGTGCTGGTCCACCTGGGGCAACTGCTTGATCAGGCCCGGCCCGTCACGGTGTTCCTCACGCTCGTCACGATGGGACTCACCCTGGGCCTGCCCAAGGTGATGCCGCGCATGCCCGCGCCGCTCATCGCCGTGGCCTTCAGCACGCTCACCGCCTGGGCCTTGAGCCTGAGTGTGCAGACGCTCGGCATGCTGCCCCATGCGCTGCCCCAGGTGTCCCTGCCCTCGCTGCCCGCGTCGGGTTGGGGCTCGCTGCTGAGCACCGCGTTCGTCATCTTCGCGCTGTCGTCCCTGGCGTCGATGATGTCCGGAAGAGTGGTGGCCAGCATGGGCGCGGGCCAGCGGCATGACGCGGATCAGGATCTCGTGGGCCTGGGCCTTGGCAACATCGCGGTGTCGCTGCTGGGCGGCATCCCGGTGACGGGAGCCCTCGCGCGCTCGGTGCTCAACGTGCAGGCCGGGGCGCATACCCGGCGCGCCTCCATCATCCAAGCCCTGGCCATCCTCGTGGCGGTGCTGCTGTTCACGCCCCTGCTCGGCCACGTCCCCATCGCGGCGCTCACGGGCGTGCTGCTGGCGCTGGCGGTGCGCATGCTCCACCCGCAGGATCTGATCACCCTGTGGAAGGCGTCCCACCTGGAGGCGGGCGTCTTCCTGGTGACCTATCTGGCCGTGGTGCTCGTGGACTTCGCGGCCGGCGTGCAGGCGGGCATCCTCGCGGCGCTGGCCATCGCGGTCGTGCGGCTGGGCAGATCCCAGACGGGCCTGCTGCAGCTCGAGACGCCCGGACCCTACCGCTTCCTGCTCAGCGGTCCCTTGACCTTCCTGTCCTCCGCGAAGCTGGAGACGCTGCGCACCGAGGCGGAGGCGTTGGATCCCTCGCGCAGCGTGGTGTTCGATCTCTCGGACGTGCCGTCGGTGGACGCCTCGGGCGCGGAGCTGCTCACGGACGTGATGCGCCCACTCGTGGCCAACCGCCCGGTCGTCATCCAGGGCGCGCGGGAGGAGGTCCAGCGCGCCATCCTCCGCCATCCGAGGGGTGCCCGGTTCGAGCCCCTGTTCGCCGTCTCCGAGGCGGACGTGGTGGCCAAGCTCAAGGGGACCGCCCTGTCCGCCTCCTCGCGCGACCGTCTGGTTCACGGCGTGGAGCGCTTCCGCCAGCGGCAGCGTCCGCAGTACGAGTCGCTCTTCGGTCAGCTCGCGCACGGGCAGAAGCCGCACACGCTCCTCATCACCTGCTGCGACAGCCGCATCAGCCCCAACCTCATCACCTCCACGGATCCGGGCGAGCTGTTCATCGTGCGCAACATCGGCAACCTGGTGCCCCATGCCAGCTCGCCCCTGGCTCCCGCGGTGAGCAGCGCCATCGAATACTCGCTGGAGGTGCTGGGCGTGTCGGACGTGATCGTCTGCGGCCACTCGGCGTGCGGCGCCATGAAGGCGCTCTTGAGCCCCAAGCCCCCCGAGGGGGTGCCCGGTGTGGTGACCTGGCTCGCCGAGGGCAAGGCCTCTCTGCAGGGACTGCCCCCGGACGCCACGCCCGAGGACGCGGCGAAGCACAACGCCCTGGTGCAGCTGCGCCACGCGCTCAGCAATGACTCGCTGCGCCGCAAGTTCGAGGCGGGCGAGGTGAAGCTGCACGCGTGGTTCTACGACGTGGCCTCGTCCGAGGTGCTGGAGTTCAACGAGGTGACCCGGACGTGGAATCCGCTCGGCACCCAGGTGCCGTCCGAGCGCGCGTCCGACACCAACGGCGCGGATGGCGTGGATGGCGCGGGCGTGCCTGCTCAGGCGGAATCCGCGCCGAGCATCTGA
- a CDS encoding sensor histidine kinase, whose amino-acid sequence MTPSLRPIRFLLYPSLGEVREHVRVELFCRFLSEKLGRPVVAEFSSTYEALDAELAAGQVDMVWATAEQCDAFASRVRAVLRAVRSGSCRYQAALICRADAPLTLDTLQGQRVAWVAPRSTGGYLMPTRFLTERGLAPDTLFREQRFLGTYRRAFQAVLSGEADMTSVYASQPNEHAVHTTIAYHMGKDAERLLPFFYTPPSLADGILLTRRLSEEDAARIQLLLSRLNTDGAGLEMLMGPFSVEGFDGFADTGYSPPVVRQVQGTEYLVAQLDASNRCQRVWSPSGRAFGLNLEDADGQELTQVLGADAGEPLLSLARTVREAGAVGRLEYRLRVEGETRCYVAEISPCTQVEGGPVGQLSLLVRDVSGLRALEEPMYRLASFPLLHPEPLLELSQEGALRYANAATHIAFPELVAEGSRHALVQAALQWAWRGSCAGEPSPTVFLEGHYWELAVAQLWDPPGLRVFARDVTLRKQMEARLIQADRLSALGSLAAAVGHEMNNPLAFMLANLSFAREELERLSQSPLLRAEAGPELGDVLEALAETAQGALRVKHIVQDLRTLSRKPPEHRARVEIWPVLDNALKLVRGELHHRARLERDFHEVPPVDADEARLSQLFLNVLLNAVQSMDAKHAARNVLRVAVYTGEEGNVVVEVQDTGRGLPPEALARIFEPFVTAQPNGSGLGLSVSHAIVTSLGGTLRAESHEGRGTLLTLTLPEADEAASSARLAG is encoded by the coding sequence GTGACCCCGTCGCTCAGACCCATTCGTTTCCTGCTCTATCCATCACTCGGCGAGGTGCGTGAGCACGTCCGGGTCGAGCTCTTCTGCCGGTTTCTGTCCGAGAAGTTGGGCCGGCCGGTGGTGGCGGAGTTCTCCTCCACCTACGAGGCCCTGGACGCGGAGTTGGCCGCGGGTCAGGTGGACATGGTGTGGGCCACGGCCGAGCAGTGTGACGCCTTCGCCTCCCGGGTCCGGGCGGTGTTGCGCGCGGTGCGCTCGGGCAGTTGCCGCTACCAGGCCGCCCTGATCTGCCGCGCGGACGCGCCCCTCACGCTGGACACGCTCCAGGGCCAGCGTGTCGCCTGGGTGGCGCCCCGGTCCACGGGCGGATATCTGATGCCCACGCGCTTCCTGACGGAGCGGGGGCTGGCCCCGGACACGCTGTTCCGGGAGCAGCGCTTCCTGGGCACCTATCGCCGGGCGTTCCAGGCGGTGCTCTCGGGCGAGGCGGACATGACGTCCGTCTACGCCAGTCAGCCCAACGAGCACGCCGTCCACACCACCATCGCCTACCACATGGGCAAGGACGCCGAACGGCTCCTGCCCTTCTTCTACACCCCGCCAAGCCTGGCCGATGGCATCCTCCTCACCCGGCGCTTGTCCGAGGAGGACGCCGCGAGGATCCAGCTGCTGCTGTCGCGGTTGAACACCGATGGCGCGGGGCTGGAGATGTTGATGGGGCCCTTCAGCGTGGAGGGCTTCGATGGGTTCGCGGACACGGGGTATTCACCTCCGGTGGTGCGGCAGGTCCAGGGCACGGAGTACCTCGTCGCGCAACTGGACGCCTCGAATCGCTGCCAGCGGGTGTGGTCCCCCTCGGGACGAGCCTTCGGCCTGAACCTGGAGGACGCCGACGGTCAGGAGCTGACGCAGGTGCTGGGCGCGGATGCCGGTGAGCCCCTGCTCTCGCTGGCGCGCACGGTGCGCGAGGCGGGCGCGGTGGGCCGGCTGGAGTACCGGCTGCGGGTGGAAGGGGAGACGCGCTGCTACGTGGCGGAGATCTCCCCCTGCACCCAGGTCGAGGGCGGGCCGGTCGGACAGCTGAGCCTGCTGGTGCGCGACGTGTCGGGCCTGCGCGCGCTGGAGGAGCCCATGTACCGTCTGGCCTCCTTCCCGCTCCTGCACCCCGAGCCGCTGCTCGAGCTGAGCCAGGAGGGCGCGCTGCGCTACGCCAACGCGGCCACGCACATCGCCTTCCCGGAGTTGGTGGCGGAGGGCTCCCGGCACGCGCTGGTACAAGCCGCGCTGCAGTGGGCCTGGCGCGGCTCGTGCGCGGGAGAGCCCTCGCCCACGGTGTTCCTGGAGGGGCACTACTGGGAGCTCGCGGTGGCGCAGTTGTGGGATCCCCCCGGCCTGCGGGTGTTCGCCCGGGACGTGACGCTGCGCAAGCAGATGGAGGCGCGGCTCATCCAGGCGGACCGGTTGTCGGCGCTCGGCTCGCTGGCGGCGGCCGTGGGGCACGAGATGAACAACCCGCTGGCCTTCATGCTGGCCAACCTCTCCTTCGCGCGCGAGGAGCTGGAGCGGCTGAGCCAGTCGCCGCTCCTGCGCGCCGAGGCGGGTCCGGAGCTGGGGGACGTGCTGGAGGCCCTGGCCGAGACGGCTCAAGGGGCGCTGCGCGTGAAGCACATCGTGCAGGATCTGCGCACGCTCTCGCGCAAGCCCCCGGAGCACCGGGCGCGCGTGGAGATATGGCCCGTGCTGGACAACGCGCTCAAGCTGGTGCGGGGCGAGCTGCACCACCGGGCGCGTCTGGAGCGGGACTTCCACGAGGTGCCGCCCGTGGACGCGGACGAGGCCCGGCTCAGCCAGCTCTTCCTCAACGTGCTGCTCAACGCCGTGCAGTCCATGGACGCCAAGCACGCCGCGCGCAACGTGCTGCGCGTGGCCGTCTATACCGGCGAGGAGGGCAACGTGGTGGTGGAGGTGCAGGACACCGGACGGGGCCTGCCGCCCGAGGCGCTCGCGCGCATCTTCGAGCCCTTCGTCACCGCCCAGCCGAACGGCTCGGGACTGGGCCTGTCGGTGAGCCACGCCATCGTGACGAGCCTGGGCGGCACGTTGCGCGCCGAGAGCCATGAGGGACGCGGCACGCTGCTCACCCTCACCCTGCCCGAGGCCGACGAGGCGGCGTCCAGCGCCCGGCTCGCGGGCTGA
- a CDS encoding M35 family metallo-endopeptidase, whose amino-acid sequence MGQNARGFQWLVRGIVGLSLLSACGAPQEGEESALETDGRAMGDVAVELSVANHSLSAREDAVIQVTFTNVSAQPVRLLKWYVPGTEGVKAELFDVSRDGEPVEYLGPHAKRRAPRTEDFVTLAPGERLSGLAPLSNLYDLSETGEYTVRFSAHATGPHPTVLTRAAQLDSNPLGLWIEGRAAHDPERQTQDTVTALGLSFTGCSSTRQTQIRSAWTAAKNYASTAVSYLNGISSGTTRYTTWFGAYSTTHRNTARSHFTKINSALSTALLTVDCTCTDTGTYAYVYPSSPYRIYVCGAFWSASPAGTDSQAGTLVHEVSHFNVVASTNDHAYGQGNAKSLARSNPSRALNNADNHEYFAENTPSQN is encoded by the coding sequence ATGGGCCAGAACGCTCGAGGTTTCCAGTGGCTGGTGAGAGGAATTGTCGGATTGTCCTTGCTGAGCGCATGCGGTGCGCCCCAGGAGGGAGAAGAATCCGCCCTGGAGACGGACGGTCGGGCCATGGGCGACGTGGCGGTGGAATTGTCCGTGGCGAACCATTCACTGAGCGCCCGCGAGGACGCGGTGATCCAGGTCACCTTCACCAATGTGTCCGCCCAGCCAGTGCGGCTGCTCAAGTGGTATGTGCCGGGCACCGAGGGCGTGAAGGCGGAGCTGTTCGACGTGTCGCGCGATGGCGAACCGGTGGAATACCTCGGACCCCACGCCAAACGCAGGGCACCGCGCACCGAGGATTTCGTCACCCTCGCTCCCGGCGAACGCCTGTCGGGCCTCGCGCCTCTTTCAAACCTGTATGACTTGAGCGAAACGGGCGAATACACCGTCCGCTTCTCCGCGCATGCCACCGGGCCCCACCCCACGGTGCTCACCCGCGCCGCGCAGCTGGATTCCAACCCATTGGGCCTGTGGATCGAGGGCCGGGCCGCCCATGATCCGGAACGCCAGACACAAGACACGGTCACCGCCCTGGGCCTGTCTTTCACGGGCTGCTCGAGCACGCGTCAGACCCAGATCCGCTCGGCGTGGACCGCCGCCAAGAATTACGCGAGCACCGCGGTGAGCTATCTCAATGGCATCAGCTCGGGCACCACGCGCTACACCACCTGGTTCGGCGCCTATTCGACCACCCACCGCAACACGGCGCGCAGTCACTTCACCAAGATCAACAGCGCGCTGAGCACCGCGCTCCTCACGGTGGATTGCACCTGCACGGACACGGGCACCTACGCCTACGTGTATCCAAGCTCGCCCTACCGCATCTACGTGTGCGGCGCCTTCTGGAGCGCCTCCCCCGCCGGCACGGATTCCCAGGCGGGAACACTCGTGCACGAGGTGAGTCACTTCAACGTGGTGGCGAGCACGAATGACCATGCCTATGGCCAGGGCAACGCCAAGAGCCTGGCCCGGAGCAATCCCTCGCGTGCCCTGAACAACGCGGACAACCACGAGTACTTCGCGGAGAACACCCCCTCCCAGAACTAA
- a CDS encoding sensor histidine kinase, with product MNTRRGVGLDAAPENDILAIGNSSETTVEALLEQIKRIAAREPHARCSREEGPLGPVAAALNALSAQLSARRLKEEEAFGMRALMEQSPNSMFCCDVNARIRYINFTIPGLTVERVLGDDLFDWIAPESRENARSVTQRVLATGETGGFELKPLVEGGPEWFAARVGPIMVEDRIIGFTVILTDITDLKRTQVRLEQSNRELESFAYVASHDLQEPLRKIQTFGERLKKTSTGLSPEGHDYLERMQGAATRMRRLIDDLLAFSRVSAKGQPFTRVELATVANEVLDDLEDPIEQTGATVTLGDLPVLDADPTQMRQLLQNLVGNALKFRREETPPSVSITASVDAQRHRFTLVVADNGIGFDEKYRDRIFNVFQRLHGRGQYEGTGIGLAICRKIAERHGGVIEVRSTPDVGSSFHITLPLKQPMRR from the coding sequence GTGAATACGCGTCGAGGCGTCGGGTTGGACGCCGCTCCGGAGAACGACATTCTGGCCATCGGGAATTCGAGTGAAACGACGGTCGAGGCATTGCTCGAGCAGATCAAGCGCATCGCAGCGCGCGAGCCGCATGCCCGGTGTTCGCGGGAAGAGGGGCCGCTCGGGCCCGTCGCCGCGGCTCTCAATGCCCTGTCCGCGCAGCTCTCCGCGAGACGGTTGAAGGAGGAGGAGGCCTTCGGCATGCGGGCGCTGATGGAGCAGTCGCCCAACAGCATGTTCTGCTGCGACGTGAACGCGCGCATCCGCTACATCAACTTCACCATCCCGGGCCTGACCGTGGAGCGGGTGCTCGGCGATGATCTCTTCGACTGGATCGCTCCGGAGTCACGCGAGAACGCACGCTCCGTCACCCAGCGGGTGCTCGCCACCGGGGAGACCGGCGGGTTCGAGCTGAAGCCCCTCGTGGAGGGCGGCCCCGAGTGGTTCGCTGCCCGTGTGGGCCCCATCATGGTGGAGGACCGGATCATCGGTTTCACGGTGATTCTCACCGACATCACCGATCTCAAGCGGACCCAGGTGCGCCTGGAGCAGTCCAATCGTGAGCTGGAGAGCTTCGCGTACGTGGCCTCGCACGACCTGCAGGAGCCGCTGCGAAAGATCCAGACCTTTGGCGAGCGTCTGAAGAAGACGTCCACGGGCTTGAGCCCCGAGGGCCATGACTACCTGGAGCGGATGCAGGGCGCCGCGACGCGCATGCGCCGGTTGATCGATGATCTGCTCGCCTTCTCCCGGGTGTCCGCCAAGGGGCAGCCGTTTACCCGGGTGGAACTGGCCACCGTCGCCAACGAGGTGTTGGACGACCTCGAGGATCCCATCGAACAGACGGGCGCGACCGTCACGCTCGGCGATTTGCCCGTGCTCGATGCGGACCCCACCCAGATGCGCCAGTTGCTGCAGAACCTGGTGGGCAACGCCCTCAAGTTCCGCCGCGAGGAAACGCCACCGTCGGTGTCCATCACGGCTTCCGTGGATGCCCAGCGTCACCGGTTCACCTTGGTGGTGGCGGACAACGGCATCGGATTCGACGAGAAATATCGCGATCGCATCTTCAATGTGTTTCAACGCCTGCACGGCCGCGGACAGTACGAGGGCACGGGAATCGGCCTCGCCATCTGCCGCAAGATCGCCGAGCGGCACGGAGGAGTCATCGAGGTGCGCAGTACGCCCGATGTGGGCTCTTCCTTCCACATTACGCTGCCGCTCAAGCAGCCCATGCGCCGGTGA
- a CDS encoding response regulator encodes METRRAVTILMADDDADDREFALTAMQESRLANELRFVEDGEELLQYLRRQGRYTNPKDAPRPGLILLDLNMPRKDGREALREIKSDPALKHIPVVVLTTSKAEEDILRTYGLGANCFITKPVTFEGLVEVVKVLDKHWLQIVELPPAPHSHEA; translated from the coding sequence ATGGAGACGAGACGAGCTGTAACCATCCTGATGGCGGATGATGACGCGGATGACCGGGAGTTCGCCCTCACGGCGATGCAGGAGAGCCGGCTCGCCAACGAGCTGCGCTTCGTCGAGGATGGCGAGGAACTGCTCCAGTACCTGCGCCGTCAGGGTCGCTACACCAATCCCAAGGACGCGCCCCGGCCCGGGTTGATCCTCCTGGACCTGAACATGCCCCGCAAGGACGGGCGCGAGGCCCTGCGGGAGATCAAGTCCGACCCGGCGCTCAAGCACATCCCCGTCGTCGTGCTGACCACGTCCAAGGCCGAGGAGGACATCCTGCGCACCTACGGTCTGGGCGCCAACTGCTTCATCACCAAGCCGGTGACCTTCGAGGGGCTGGTCGAGGTCGTGAAGGTGCTCGACAAGCATTGGCTGCAGATCGTCGAACTGCCCCCCGCACCGCATAGCCATGAGGCGTGA
- a CDS encoding hybrid sensor histidine kinase/response regulator, translating to MRREAESRLIRVLLVEDDEDDFVLTRDCLRELGPRRVVLEWVATCERALEELQSGRHDVCLLDYRLGATTGLELLQRARGAGWRGPFILLTGQEDNTIDHEAQQAGAADFLEKSKLTSTLLERSIRYALQHAHTLEALRRSQESFQELIERLPDGVSVLQEDRLVYINPSYVALLGFSSARELVGKSLAELGSVLLLPEAWDRLHDDIHCWKSKGEPIPPREVLMLRRGGGRTPVEIVHIPLTFDGKPSNVWIVRDLTERKEMEARLLRADRMGSLGLLAAGVAHEINNPLAYTMASLDHLESHVLTRLELSSVRAEAQELLAEIRLGATRVRDIVRQLKMFSRGDEDSGLGPVDVHRVIETSIGMAVNELKHRARLVRDYGPPFRVEANEGRLGQVILNLLVNAAHAIPEGNVERNEVRIATSLQGSFVRIEVHDTGVGIRPENLARVFDPFFTTKPVGVGTGLGLSICHDIVTSFGGRMGVESRVGEGSTFWLLLAQHSAARTQEAPRASVVREHSRRGRVMVVDDEPLIGTAIRRTLQREHEVITLTSAREALTRLVSGEHFDVILCDVMMPEMSGVELYQQLLLHLPVLTDRLVFLTGGAFTPNAREFLSQVKNRRVDKPFSGQDLHDVVQSMLVWASAH from the coding sequence ATGAGGCGTGAGGCCGAGTCGCGCCTCATCCGGGTCCTGCTCGTCGAGGATGACGAGGATGACTTCGTCCTGACGCGGGACTGCCTGCGTGAGTTGGGACCTCGGCGGGTGGTGCTCGAATGGGTGGCCACGTGCGAGCGGGCCCTGGAGGAGCTGCAATCCGGCCGGCATGACGTGTGTCTGCTGGACTACCGGCTCGGCGCGACGACGGGGCTCGAGCTGTTGCAGCGGGCCCGGGGCGCGGGCTGGCGGGGCCCGTTCATCCTGTTGACCGGACAGGAAGACAACACCATCGACCATGAGGCCCAACAGGCCGGGGCCGCCGACTTCCTGGAGAAGTCCAAGCTCACGTCGACGCTCCTGGAGCGCTCCATCCGCTATGCGCTCCAGCACGCGCACACGCTCGAGGCCCTGCGCCGCTCCCAGGAGAGCTTTCAGGAGCTCATCGAGCGGTTGCCGGATGGCGTCAGCGTGCTGCAGGAGGATCGGCTCGTCTACATCAATCCCTCCTATGTGGCGCTGCTCGGCTTCTCGTCCGCACGGGAGCTCGTGGGCAAGTCCCTGGCGGAGCTGGGGTCCGTGCTCCTGCTTCCGGAGGCATGGGACCGGTTGCACGACGACATCCATTGCTGGAAGAGCAAGGGCGAGCCCATCCCGCCCCGGGAAGTCCTCATGCTGCGCAGGGGGGGAGGGCGCACGCCCGTGGAGATCGTCCACATCCCCCTGACGTTCGACGGAAAGCCTTCCAATGTCTGGATCGTCCGCGACCTGACCGAGCGCAAGGAGATGGAGGCCCGGCTGCTGCGCGCGGATCGCATGGGCTCGCTCGGCCTGCTCGCCGCGGGAGTCGCGCACGAGATCAACAATCCGCTCGCCTACACGATGGCCAGCCTCGATCACCTGGAGAGCCATGTGTTGACGCGGCTGGAGCTCTCCAGCGTGCGCGCCGAGGCGCAGGAACTGCTCGCGGAAATCCGTCTCGGGGCCACCCGGGTGCGCGACATCGTGCGGCAGTTGAAGATGTTCTCGCGCGGGGACGAGGACTCGGGGCTCGGTCCGGTGGACGTGCACCGCGTCATCGAGACGTCCATCGGCATGGCCGTGAACGAGCTCAAGCACCGCGCCCGGCTGGTTCGTGACTACGGGCCCCCGTTCCGCGTCGAGGCGAACGAAGGCCGGCTCGGACAGGTGATCCTCAATCTGCTCGTCAACGCGGCCCATGCCATCCCCGAGGGGAACGTGGAGCGCAACGAGGTCCGCATCGCCACGAGCCTCCAGGGTTCGTTCGTGCGGATCGAAGTGCATGACACGGGGGTGGGTATTCGTCCGGAGAACCTGGCGCGGGTGTTCGATCCGTTCTTCACCACCAAGCCGGTGGGGGTGGGCACGGGACTCGGCCTGTCCATCTGCCACGACATCGTGACGAGCTTCGGTGGTCGCATGGGCGTGGAGAGCCGGGTGGGGGAGGGAAGCACCTTCTGGCTCCTCCTGGCGCAGCACTCGGCGGCGCGCACCCAGGAGGCGCCGCGCGCCTCCGTGGTCCGGGAGCACTCGCGGCGGGGCCGTGTCATGGTCGTGGACGACGAGCCCCTGATTGGCACGGCCATCCGGCGCACGCTCCAGCGCGAGCACGAGGTCATCACCCTGACGAGCGCGCGCGAGGCCCTCACCCGTCTGGTGAGTGGAGAGCACTTCGACGTCATCCTATGTGACGTGATGATGCCCGAGATGAGTGGGGTGGAGCTGTATCAGCAGCTCTTGCTCCACCTGCCCGTCCTGACGGATCGGCTCGTGTTCCTGACGGGAGGCGCCTTCACGCCCAACGCCCGTGAGTTCCTGAGCCAGGTGAAGAATCGCCGGGTGGACAAACCCTTCTCCGGCCAGGACCTGCACGACGTGGTGCAGTCGATGTTGGTCTGGGCGTCGGCCCACTAG
- a CDS encoding sensor histidine kinase — MFLGPSDMHERVRTHDWASSELGPIETWPRSLIALVRTMLASRYPMVLTWGPSFLQFYNDAYSKLIGDKHPAALGLDIRITMAEAWDTLGPMIHQVMTTGVANWTPALLLLLERSGYREESYFSVSHSPAEDDEGRIVGMFAVCSEVTEQVLGERRLRLLRDLASSAAGTRGVEKACRDVIAAIAEHPLDVPFALLYLRDPDSGRLLRQGVIGLDENACPAVVEKEEGERWWPLGRAVGGETILVEDVERRVALTGGPWKDPVRTAVAMPIASSEQSSPLGVLVLGVSPNRALDEGYRSFHELLVGQVSVALRNARAHEEERQRAEALAELDRAKTTFFSNISHEFRTPLTLMLGPTQDLLSGRAGVLSPEVRSELEVLHRNSERMLRLVNSLLDFSRLGAGRLEASYHYCVMTEQEVKEGPVCSPGLGSQVWTPTAKVGRCVLIVS; from the coding sequence ATGTTCTTGGGCCCGAGTGACATGCATGAGCGCGTGCGAACGCACGACTGGGCTTCCAGTGAACTGGGTCCGATCGAGACCTGGCCCCGGAGCCTGATCGCGCTGGTGCGCACGATGCTCGCGTCGCGCTACCCCATGGTGCTCACCTGGGGGCCCTCCTTTCTCCAGTTCTACAATGATGCCTACTCGAAGCTGATTGGTGACAAGCACCCGGCGGCGCTCGGTCTGGACATTCGCATCACCATGGCCGAGGCCTGGGACACGCTCGGCCCGATGATCCACCAGGTGATGACCACCGGCGTGGCCAATTGGACTCCCGCCTTGCTGCTCCTGCTGGAGCGCTCCGGCTATCGCGAGGAATCCTATTTCAGCGTCTCCCACTCGCCCGCCGAGGATGACGAGGGGCGCATCGTCGGGATGTTCGCCGTCTGCAGCGAGGTGACGGAGCAGGTGCTCGGGGAGCGGCGCTTGCGGCTGCTGAGGGATCTGGCCTCGAGCGCGGCTGGGACTCGGGGTGTGGAGAAGGCCTGCCGGGATGTCATCGCGGCCATCGCCGAGCACCCCCTGGACGTGCCCTTCGCGCTGCTCTACCTGCGGGATCCGGACAGCGGAAGGCTCCTGCGTCAGGGCGTCATCGGACTGGACGAGAACGCGTGTCCGGCCGTCGTGGAGAAGGAGGAGGGCGAGCGGTGGTGGCCCCTGGGCCGCGCGGTGGGGGGGGAGACGATCCTCGTCGAGGATGTCGAGCGCCGCGTCGCGCTGACCGGAGGGCCGTGGAAGGATCCGGTGCGCACGGCGGTGGCCATGCCCATCGCCTCCTCGGAGCAGAGCTCTCCGCTGGGGGTGCTCGTGCTGGGGGTGAGTCCCAACCGGGCGCTCGACGAGGGCTACCGCTCCTTTCACGAACTGCTGGTGGGGCAGGTGTCGGTGGCCCTGCGCAACGCGCGGGCCCATGAGGAAGAGCGTCAGCGCGCGGAGGCCCTGGCGGAACTCGACCGTGCCAAGACGACCTTCTTCAGCAACATCAGCCACGAGTTCCGCACCCCGCTGACCCTGATGCTGGGGCCCACGCAGGATCTGCTCTCCGGACGCGCGGGCGTGCTGTCACCGGAGGTCCGATCCGAACTCGAGGTGCTCCACCGCAACTCGGAGCGGATGTTGCGGCTCGTCAACTCCCTGCTGGACTTCTCCCGGCTGGGGGCGGGGCGGCTGGAGGCCAGTTATCACTACTGCGTCATGACTGAGCAGGAGGTGAAGGAGGGGCCTGTCTGCTCGCCTGGTCTTGGAAGTCAGGTGTGGACCCCTACCGCGAAAGTCGGCCGGTGCGTATTGATTGTGTCGTGA